One Pygocentrus nattereri isolate fPygNat1 chromosome 23, fPygNat1.pri, whole genome shotgun sequence genomic window carries:
- the zgc:194948 gene encoding uroplakin-2 has translation MRAEMLAVLFILGGFVPLIDADFVLRVLTTEDGVLTGRFPDSLLLSLPPCNYSGQSVDLEYLNVNTNEYKTLSNIFTVNCTNGISTAGSAALSRNLGYQVTNLTNGTEYKFHYKIGATNSSYVLATTRRVFDYNGIDEGLPARSGAMVVITVILSLAMFFLLICLILSTVMSTS, from the exons ATGAGGGCAGAAATGCTAGCCGTGCTCTTCATCCTTGGGGGATTTGTCCCCTTGATCGATGCAG ATTTTGTGCTCAGAGTGTTGACGACTGAGGACGGAGTACTCACAGGCCGTTTCCCAGATTCTCTGCTGCTCAGCCTCCCTCCCTGTAACTATTCAGGCCAGAGTGTGGACTTGGAGTACCTTAACGTAAACACAAACGAATACA AGACTCTGAGCAATATTTTCACGGTTAATTGCACAAATGGTATCAGCACTGCTGGATCAGCCGCGCTCAGCAGAAACCTTGGTTACCAAGTGACGAACCTCACCAATGGCACAGAGTACAA GTTCCATTATAAGATTGGAGCAACCAACAGTTCCTACGTACTGGCAACTACAAGAAGAG tgtttgactaCAACGGAATTGACGAAGGCCTCCCAGCACGCAGTGGAGCGATGGTGGTCATCACAGTCATTTTGTCTTTGGCCATGTTCTTTCTGCTAATCTGCCTGATTCTCAGTACGGTGATGTCAACTAGTTGA